The following is a genomic window from Calliphora vicina chromosome 5, idCalVici1.1, whole genome shotgun sequence.
TGTTCAAATGTCTCAAACTATTTTTTCGAACAATGAgttcaatattatttcatacttGAATGGGAAAAGGTTATTAGTTTAACCATTTAGCAGACATGCATTTATGCATCGCAAGATAATAAGCACAATTTGTCCTTCAACGCAGAAGATTTGAATATGTTCTTGAGTATTTTGCTTTACAGTGGATTTCGCTCTATGCCAAAAGAAGATATGTATTGGATGCTCTGCGAGGATACTCGCACTCCAAAATTTCCGCAATTATATCACGGAACAGATTCAATgaaataaaacgttttgttaATTTGGCTGATAACACTAATTTAGATGCTACTGACAAGGTGAGACCCATATACAAATTACACTGGCTTCTGGTGTCCAACTACTCTTGGAAACCAATTtccttaaaggataaaaaatcccCTACGATGGGGTGAATGTCATAACAGAATAAGATGGTTGTCTGAACAATGCGATATTGCGTTGCGTTGAAaaagtaatgttttaaaaatgttcacacattataaaaatagcatacaCTTTACGCCATTTTACCCATTCAGGTACAGCCCCAAAGACACGtttcctaaaaatttttttattttattttaatcttctATGTTCTTTGAccgtattttagtttaaataaataaatgaatttaaaaatttttcattttaaatggtcttggtttttaatgggttaacctaaattcacaatttcgataaaaattttaaaataatctgttgtttaactaaaataaaaaaaaaattttgggtgaaATTTTGAAACCTTTGATTACGGACAAtccacaaatatttttaatgtcttAGGTAACGAAATTTGAGACCCAGTAGTGCTGCTCCTAAAGGATCTTTGgcgtttatattaaaaaaaattactcgaaTACTCTTATGCCAAGCTTGCGTGATCAGCTGGTTAtaaatggcagatttatttccaaatacatatgtatttagatTATTCCCCAGTGTGCAATAtaagtttatattttatagaaatattttttttttttaatttctatgaaatataatttatgGAGAAAATGAAGATTAATTTCTAGTATTAAttatatctatataaaatgtaacTCTACCCATGTAGTCGTAGGGATAACCCTCATAGAAAATTAGAAgaaatttataagaattttttgacaGCAATGGTGGTAGAGGTATAAGATCTATATCCGCATGTATATTTTTGGCAATTAAATAACCCTaataggaaaataaaataaataactttatgTAGTTTGGTATCTCATAATAATATAACTTACCTCATAAGGACATTCGTGATTAACGTtagtatattttcttaaaattcgcATTAAAGCATTTATATAAAGACCAGATACTTTTCTATCCATAAATTGGCATAAATTTGAggtaaaattaactaaatatggTTTATAAATATTGACATCATTGCGATAATACATTCCAACATTtacctaaaataaaaatatttccatgagttttggataaaatttaatttccaattcaaaCTCAACAGAGCATATAATTAGTTTAAAagcaatattgttaaaaaattaagattacaattattaaaaaataaaaaaagcaataCTTACAGAGATATTTCTTAATGAGTTTTTAACATAAGTTTCCATAAATGCCATCGTTTTGTAGCGATTAATTGCCTTAAGGCGACATGAGTGATTGTGGAAATACTTAGGGCTAGGAGCGCATTCGAGATTTGTGGTCTTCCAATGCACAGCTGCGTTAGTAAAAAACTAGTTTGGatgaattaatgaaaattattttactacTTGCACTAGTAAATAATGCAATAACAATAAATTGTTATCTTACTGTGAAGTCAAAGAGGCAGATTAgtaaaatttttcggaaatacATTTCAATTCTTATAATGAGTTCAGTAACCGAATTAAGTATGATTATTTGAAGTGTTTAATGCATCAATCCTGTGTCACAAATATTTTCTCACTACCGATAACACTGAGTTTTTGCCagctatttttttgtgtaagaAGAGGTGCTGGTTCTATATTAACtctagttttaatttaatatttaaatgccA
Proteins encoded in this region:
- the LOC135961418 gene encoding uncharacterized protein LOC135961418 is translated as MSPSGMVVPASTASMAPSVHWKTTNLECAPSPKYFHNHSCRLKAINRYKTMAFMETYVKNSLRNISVNVGMYYRNDVNIYKPYLVNFTSNLCQFMDRKVSGLYINALMRILRKYTNVNHECPYEGYLIAKNIHADIDLIPLPPLLSKNSYKFLLIFYEGYPYDYMGRVTFYIDIINTRN